One window from the genome of Paramormyrops kingsleyae isolate MSU_618 chromosome 3, PKINGS_0.4, whole genome shotgun sequence encodes:
- the ddx43 gene encoding probable ATP-dependent RNA helicase DDX43: protein MSDWEEDCDEAALKPTTEVKAQHKGWRSHKTEQISNFNFTQKKQWGPSERRRGHDGRDPQQQNLGGGSGHLDTEGKRFSRRENEWSPSGRGDASGGRGLLASAPLCFSVDSSAFSSIIGRGGAKVRELEEESGAKIKVIRGRYEGEVQVFGSRDVQQKAREMIAALISPAVGDPGSTDAGTETCWSASAAQGPSDFAPPPIDWMSIREKRHEYAALKWKDLPPLKKEFYIEAESVAVRSAEEVQAWRKENNNIFVDDLKEDDRRVVPNPVCTFEEAFQAYPGIMENIVRVGFVKPTPIQSQAWPIVLKGFDLIGIAQTGTGKTLAYLLPGFIHMDQQPVPREQQDGPGMLVLTPTRELALQIEQECKKYSYKGFKSVCIYGGGDRKAQIGVVTRGVDIVIATPGRLNDLQMNSYLNLCSITYLVLDEADRMLDMGFEPQIMKIILDIRPDRQTIMTSATWPAGVRRLAKSYLKDPMMVYVGTLDLAAVNTVQQSVIIVPEEEKKSYLFDFIRNLEPEDKALVFVGKKLIADDLSSDLCLHGIKVQSLHGNREQCDREDALQDFKEGRVRILVATDLASRGLDVHDITHVFNYDFPRNIEEYVHRVGRTGRAGRSGASVTLVTRGDWKLASELIHILERAGQAVPEELLLMAERYEKHEREREMGVPTRRGGRGGRSRGRAGGGANKMWHGNRDKNRDDSTWSF from the exons ATGTCGGATTGGGAAGAGGATTGCGACGAAGCGGCTCTGAAACCTACGACCGAAGTTAAAGCCCAGCATAAAGGATGGCGGTCTCACAAGACGGAACAGATTTCCAACTTTAATTTTACGCAGAAAAAACAGTGGGGCCCATCAGAACGACGGCGGGGACACGATGGGCGAGATCCGCAGCAGCAGAACTTGGGGGGCGGGAGTGGCCATTTGGACACTGAAGGAAAGCGGTTTTCCAGGAGGGAAAACGAATGGAGTCCAAGTGGGCGAGGAGACGCCAGTGGAGGCCGCGGGTTACTGGCGTCGGCGCCGCTGTGCTTTTCAGTGGATAGTTCTGCATTTAGTTCTATTATAG GTCGCGGAGGTGCTAAAGTTCGTGAACTTGAGGAGGAGAGTGGAGCAAAGATAAAG GTCATTCGGGGCCGTTATGAAGGGGAGGTTCAAGTATTTGGTAGCAGGGATGTGCAACAAAAAGCCAGGGAAATGATCGCAGCTTTGATTTCTCCGGCCGTTGGTGATCCCG GGTCCACAGACGCTGGCACTGAGACCTGCTGGTCCGCCTCGGCTGCCCAGGGCCCGTCAGATTTCGCCCCGCCGCCGATTGACTGGATGTCCATCCGCGAAAAACGGCATGAGTATGCGGCTTTGAAGTGGAAGG ATCTCCCGCCACTCAAGAAGGAGTTTTACATTGAGGCGGAGAGTGTGGCTGTGCGCAGTGCTGAGGAGGTGCAGGCCTGGAG gaaggAGAACAACAATATCTTTGTGGATGATTTGAAGGAGGACGACAGGCGGGTTGTACCCAATCCGGTTTGTACCTTTGAAGAGGCCTTCCAGGCCTATCCTGGCATCATGGAGAACATTGTTCGAGTGGGCTTTGTTAAGCCCACACCGATCCAG TCGCAGGCCTGGCCCATTGTGCTGAAGGGCTTTGACCTGATCGGAATAGCCCAAACCGGCACAGGGAAGACCTTGGCTTACCTCTTGCCAGGCTTCATCCACATGGACCAGCAGCCTGT GCCCAGAGAGCAGCAGGATGGACCCGGCATGCTGGTACTGACCCCGACCCGAGAGCTTGCCCTGCAGATCGAGCAGGAATGCAAGAAATACAGCTACAAGGGCTTCAAGAG TGTCTGCATTTATGGAGGAGGGGACCGCAAGGCCCAGATCGGTGTGGTGACCCGTGGCGTGGACATCGTCATCGCCACGCCAGGCAGGCTGAATGACCTGCAGATGAACAGTTACCTGAACCTGTGCTCCATCACCTACCTG GTCTTGGATGAGGCCGATCGTATGCTGGACATGGGTTTTGAGCCACAGATTATGAAGATTATATTGGACATCCGGCCTGACAGACAGACGATCATGACTAG TGCCACATGGCCAGCGGGTGTGAGGCGATTGGCTAAGTCCTATCTGAAGGATCCAATGATGGTGTACGTGGGGACGCTGGACTTGGCG GCCGTGAACACCGTACAGCAGTCGGTAATAATCGTCCCGGAGGAGGAGAAAAAGAGTTACCTTTTTGATTTCATCCGTAACCTGGAGCCTGAAGATAAAGCACTGGTATTCGTAGGGAAAAAGTTAAT TGCGGATGACCTGTCCAGTGACCTCTGTCTACACGGCATAAAGGTTCAGTCACTGCATGGAAACAGGGAGCAGTGTGACCGTGAGGATGCACTGCAGGACTTTAAAGAGG GCCGTGTGCGGATCCTCGTGGCCACCGACCTGGCCTCCCGGGGCTTGGACGTGCATGACATCACGCACGTCTTCAACTACGACTTTCCACGTAACATCGAGGAGTATGTTCACCGTGTTGGCCGTACCGGAAGAGCAGG ACGATCCGGGGCATCCGTGACATTAGTGACAAGAGGAGACTGGAAGTTGGCTTCCGAACTGATTCACATCCTGGAGCGAGCCGGACAG GCTGTTCCCGAGGAGCTGCTGCTGATGGCCGAGCGCTACGAGAAGCACGAGAGGGAACGCGAGATGGGTGTGCCGACGCGGCGAGGAGGAAGAGGCGGGAGAAGCAGAGGCCGGGCTGGGGGAGGAGCAAATAAAATGTGGCACGGGAATAGAGACAAGAATAGGGACGATTCCACCTGGAGCTTCTAA